Proteins co-encoded in one Halorussus salinus genomic window:
- a CDS encoding Single-stranded DNA binding protein has protein sequence MSLDDHAEDLASDLGVDKEEVKADLENLVEYSVPVDEAKQSLRRKYGDGGGGSSEPSRADVADISTEDSNVTVTAKVLTVGKRSIRYQGNEQTIHEGELADETGKISYTAWEDFGLSAGDTITAGNAGVREWEGDPELNLGESTNVAFEEGIDVSYPVGGDADLADLEPGDRGINLDVQVVEVETKTIDGRDGETEIKSGVLADESARLPFTDWEARPEVAEGKTLRLEDVYVREFRGVPSVNLSEFTEVAPLDRELAISDTGTRMTVRDAVETGGAYDVEVVGSIVAVRDGSGLIERCPECGRVIQNGQCRSHGDVDGQDDLRVKAIVDDGTGTVTAVLDAERTEEVYGGDVDDAKAQARDAMDKEVVADSIRERVVGHEYRVRGNLSVDDYGANLEVTEFARSEDSPADRADALLAEVAE, from the coding sequence ATGAGTTTGGACGACCATGCCGAGGACCTCGCCTCCGACCTCGGCGTAGACAAGGAGGAGGTCAAGGCGGACCTCGAAAACTTAGTGGAGTACAGCGTCCCGGTGGACGAAGCGAAACAGAGTCTCCGGCGGAAGTACGGCGACGGCGGCGGAGGTTCCAGCGAACCCTCACGCGCGGACGTGGCCGACATCTCCACCGAGGACAGCAACGTCACCGTCACCGCGAAGGTGCTGACGGTCGGCAAACGCTCGATTCGGTATCAGGGCAACGAGCAGACCATCCACGAGGGCGAACTCGCCGACGAGACCGGGAAAATCTCCTACACCGCGTGGGAGGACTTCGGTCTCTCGGCGGGCGACACGATTACCGCGGGCAACGCTGGCGTCCGCGAGTGGGAGGGCGACCCCGAACTGAACCTCGGTGAGAGTACGAACGTCGCCTTCGAGGAGGGCATCGACGTGTCCTACCCCGTCGGGGGCGACGCGGACCTCGCGGACCTCGAACCCGGCGACCGGGGCATCAACCTCGACGTGCAGGTGGTCGAAGTCGAGACCAAGACCATCGACGGCCGCGACGGCGAGACCGAAATCAAGAGCGGCGTCCTCGCCGACGAGAGCGCCCGCCTCCCGTTCACCGACTGGGAGGCTCGCCCCGAGGTCGCGGAGGGCAAGACGTTGCGACTCGAAGACGTGTACGTCCGGGAGTTCCGCGGGGTGCCCTCGGTCAACCTCTCGGAGTTCACCGAAGTCGCGCCCCTCGACCGCGAGTTGGCCATCAGCGACACCGGCACGCGGATGACCGTCCGGGACGCCGTCGAGACCGGCGGTGCCTACGACGTGGAGGTCGTCGGGAGCATCGTGGCGGTCCGGGACGGGTCGGGCCTCATCGAGCGGTGTCCCGAGTGCGGTCGGGTCATCCAGAACGGCCAGTGTCGGAGCCACGGCGACGTGGACGGGCAGGACGACCTGCGCGTGAAGGCCATCGTGGACGACGGGACCGGAACGGTCACGGCGGTCCTCGACGCCGAGCGCACCGAGGAGGTCTACGGCGGCGACGTGGACGACGCCAAGGCCCAAGCCCGCGACGCGATGGACAAGGAAGTCGTCGCCGACAGCATCCGCGAGCGCGTCGTCGGCCACGAGTACCGCGTCCGGGGGAACCTCTCGGTGGACGACTACGGCGCGAACCTCGAAGTCACCGAGTTCGCCCGCTCTGAGGACTCGCCCGCCGACCGCGCGGACGCCCTGCTGGCGGAGGTGGCAGAATGA
- a CDS encoding arylsulfotransferase family protein, whose product MRRYRVVFALLVLVCASTLGYSYVSSPANAAVTTYERQADLPADERTAVFPATGNVTVVAGHGMKGESAALVAFGPEGRVLYHNDTFHGYFDVDPVKGTETTVEYVAERDYDGDDCNGKCTVSVVERLNLTTGEIERIYSRVIPADRGANWHDVDRLGENRLLVGAINTDEMYVVNTTTGMTTWEWSTKQAYPISGGGPYPADWAHLNDVERLPDGRYMTSLRNQDAVVFVDRRTGVQENWTLGSDGAHQILYEQHNPDYIPESEGGPAVIVADSLNDRLVEYQRVNGSWEQSWVWSDDEMKWPRDADRLPNGNTLVADTNAHRVLEVDETGAVVWEAPFYAPYELERLGTGDESAGGPSAVAADLDSRVTDSTDRDGNTTSVAGYTPRKVSNSISFVLPVWMGLSDAGAAVLLVLSALAWAGLEYRHSSVSLSFQWPVRRE is encoded by the coding sequence GTGCGCCGCTATCGTGTCGTCTTCGCCCTCTTGGTCCTCGTCTGTGCCAGCACGCTCGGGTACAGTTACGTCTCGTCGCCCGCCAACGCCGCGGTGACGACCTACGAGCGACAGGCCGACCTCCCGGCCGACGAGCGGACCGCGGTGTTCCCCGCCACCGGGAACGTCACCGTCGTCGCCGGACACGGCATGAAAGGCGAGTCCGCCGCGCTCGTGGCGTTCGGTCCCGAGGGACGAGTCCTCTATCACAACGACACGTTCCACGGCTACTTCGACGTGGACCCCGTGAAGGGGACCGAGACGACCGTCGAGTACGTCGCCGAGCGCGACTACGACGGCGACGACTGCAACGGCAAGTGTACCGTCTCGGTTGTCGAGCGACTCAACCTCACGACCGGCGAAATCGAGCGCATCTACTCGCGGGTCATCCCCGCCGACCGAGGAGCCAACTGGCACGACGTGGACCGACTCGGCGAAAACCGACTGTTGGTGGGTGCCATCAACACCGACGAGATGTACGTCGTCAACACGACGACCGGGATGACGACGTGGGAGTGGTCCACCAAGCAGGCCTACCCAATCTCGGGCGGCGGTCCCTACCCGGCCGACTGGGCGCATCTCAACGACGTGGAGCGACTGCCCGACGGCCGGTACATGACCAGCCTCCGGAATCAGGACGCGGTGGTCTTCGTGGACCGCCGGACCGGCGTGCAGGAGAACTGGACGCTCGGCTCCGACGGTGCCCATCAAATCCTCTACGAACAGCACAACCCCGACTACATCCCCGAGTCCGAAGGCGGTCCGGCGGTCATCGTCGCCGACTCGCTCAACGACCGCCTCGTGGAGTACCAGCGCGTGAACGGCTCGTGGGAGCAGTCGTGGGTCTGGTCGGACGACGAGATGAAGTGGCCCCGCGACGCCGACCGCCTCCCGAACGGCAACACGCTCGTCGCCGACACCAACGCCCACCGCGTGCTGGAGGTTGACGAGACCGGCGCGGTCGTCTGGGAGGCCCCCTTCTACGCGCCCTACGAACTCGAACGCCTCGGCACCGGCGACGAGAGTGCGGGCGGGCCGAGCGCCGTCGCCGCGGACTTGGACTCGCGTGTTACCGACTCGACCGACAGAGACGGCAACACGACTTCCGTCGCGGGGTACACGCCCCGGAAGGTCAGCAACAGCATCTCGTTCGTCCTGCCCGTCTGGATGGGTCTGAGCGACGCCGGGGCCGCGGTCCTCCTCGTCCTGTCGGCGCTGGCGTGGGCCGGGTTGGAGTACCGGCACTCCTCGGTTTCGCTGTCGTTCCAGTGGCCGGTTCGTCGGGAGTGA